A window of Prionailurus bengalensis isolate Pbe53 chromosome E1, Fcat_Pben_1.1_paternal_pri, whole genome shotgun sequence genomic DNA:
GTTAAGAAAGctcagagaggggcgcctgagtggctcagttggttgagcgtctgacttcggctcacgtcatgatctcccggttcgggagttcgagccccgcgtcgggctctgggctgacagctcagagcctggagcctgctttggattctgtgtctccctctctctctgcccctctcccgcttgcactctctctctatctctctctctttctctctctctctctcaaaaataaataaacattaaaaaaagattttaaaaaaaaagctcagagaAGGGCATCTCGTTGGTTCAgtttgttgagcttctgactcttgatttcagctcaggtcatgatcccaaggtcttTGGGATGGAGCACCACCTTGGgcttagagcctgcttgaaattctctctccctctctccctgcctctctctccctctcccccttccccactcacactcactctctccttaaaaaaggctcagagagaagTGGGAGTCTGTTtattcttcacttcttttttgagttcttcttttttatttttttttttaaagcttctttatttatattgagaggggtggggagggagtgagaatccccagcaggctccactccttcagtgcagagcccaatgctgggcttaagcacacactgtgagatcatgacctgtgctgaaatcaagagttggccacttagtcaactcagctacccaggcaccccttgagttgTTAAGACAGTGAGTTAAGCTAGTTAAACTGTTCTGTTCTATGACTCTGCCTCCTTGGGACCATGCTAATGATACAGGGAGAAGAGGCCTACAGTAGCCAGAGATAAACCAGAAGCTGTCCTGATCCTTTTGGTTCATAGTAGGACAATCGGATGGGCAGTATTCAGTGCTGTTTCTTTTTGTAAGACAAGTATAACTATTAATGTGGATAACACTGGGCTTTAAATAACTCTGAATTCTGAAGCCTTAGTGATAGaatgcctttcctttcctttcttaaatttaattACTTGGTAGAGAGGTTATTAGGGAACAATTACTGTTTTGCATGGTCTATAACCCATTATTTTCCTTCCATCAAGTGAGAAAGGGAGTATCTTCCAATGTCCAAGACCAAATTAATGCAGGGAGTTGTGGTAACCTTTGTTATCTAAAGGTGATggtcagtttatttttctccGCATGTTAACCAAAGACTGACAGTGAATCCTGCTTTACCTCTTCAACTCACAGTGGAAGAAAGCAAGGAATAGAGAGCATTTATTCTTGGAAGGAAACATAATTAATCCAGAAGGgaaattagatttttctttcctcataaaATAACACTTGCCATATAGCAGTCAGAACTTTGAAAACCTGAAAGCATCTCCCTCCAGAAAGAAGTACACACAGCCTCTGAATCAAAGGCACATGAAGCTAACTGCAATCCACTGATAAGTCGGTTCagtaaaagaaggaagggaaaacgTGTGGCATTTTCTCTAAAAGATAGAGGGACTGGGTGGGGGGGTGAAGGAAAGCAAAGCAGATTCTTCAGTATGtaaatggagaaggaagagggttGAAAAGATGCCTCTTACCTGAGCACAGGTAATGTTCTGAACCCCTCTGTAGAGGTGGGGCTTAGGTGTTGCCTTAGACCATACTAAAAGCACTCCAGAAAACAGTGTTTCGTGCTACTTTGCAAAAGTTCAGAATACCTTTAAGTGGAAGTGGTGTCTACATTTTTCTTATCGGACATTAAACATCAGAAAGGCAGGAAGCATTTCTTATTCTCTTGAATCTCCAGTATCCACCAGTGTCCAGATTTTCTAGTAGTTAAATGTTTCAGTAAGTCAGCATTGCTCATATATGCAGACATGGGAATATCTCagtataaaccaaaatttctgtGGATAATTTAACTGATTCATAATGATGATCCTGACTTCATGAAAATTTGTTATATTTCATATGGACTATAGTGGACTTTTTCAAAAAGACATTCTGTACATGTcagttttaaagtttgtttattaaatattttctttttatgtactctctatacccaacgtAGGGATCGAACTcaaaccctgggatcaagagtctcatgctgttctgactgagccagctgtgAGACACCCCTAAAGTATATTTAGAAGAGTTTCTACCTAGGCTAAGTAAGACTCTTTTTTTCCCAAGGATGAACAACCAGTTTAGCCCCAAATCAGCATTGTCTTAAATTCATAGATGGTAGTAATTTGGCTTGAATTATCTGCCATTCTCTTGATTctttgtatctcattgtggcagCTGTGATCCATGAATTTGTAGATTTGGGGCCAGTTTTATATATCAGTTCTGATGTGTTGGTATCTTATGGCGCCACCTACTGACACAAATTGGTAAACAAATGGCTTTAAGCCTGCCAGCTGTCCGAATTGTATTTGAAGGACTAAAAATAGATTATAGGGGACTAGAGTTTTAGCATTGGAAAAAATGCTTAGAAGTCACTCAGCCTAAAGAAGTAGTTTACAAAAGAATTAACTCAGGTTTTATTATCTGTGATaactatctctttttttcctgttcattttccaaattattgCAGTGCCCCAATTAGAGAATTTCATGATCATTCTGGCATTTTTATAAGTCTTTCTGAACCTCAGAAATAAGCTAAGTAGAATAAGAAACGAAGAAGAAACTTTCATATTGTAAATCATTGATGGCATTTGGAAAAGACCACATAAAAAACCTtgtgggtgctcagttggttaagcgtgcaactcgatttctgcttaggtcatgatctcatgtttcatgagattgagccccatgtcgggctatgctggcagcacggatcctgcttgggattctctctctccctctccctctcccccccccctcaaaaataaataaacattttatttatttaaaaaaactttttaatgtttatatttgagagaaagagagtgtgcgagcaggggaggaaccgagagagggagacagagaatccgaagcaggctccaggctgtcagcacaagccccacgtggggctcaaactcatgagcttgtgagatcatgacctgagccacccaggcaccccgataaacaaacattttaaaaaaagaaccttgaGACTCAGGAGAGGATGTTGTAACAATGCAGAGGGATGCAttgtattatatatgcatatacaaagGGGAAAATTGAACCAGATGTTTGATAAATAGGACAAGCTACTTCGCACTGTAAAAGTTGGAAGTCTAGTGATATGATGAAAGTATGAATCAGAGGGTTATATGTATGTAAGTTTAATGTGTATGTAAGTTATGTATGTAAGTTTAATGTCTATACCTTATTTTTAGGAGTCTTGCTTTCAGTTGAATAACATTTTAGATGCCATGCTTTATACTAAAAGGGGTATTGGAAACTTTTTAACTTAGAATAGGTATAAAAGTGTTAGGTGATTATGCAAGAATAAAGGAGTTTTGCTGTGAGATTGGTTGGGGCTTTTTATGAACTAGCTTTCATATCAGAACATAttagaagactttattttttactgaagCCGAAAAGGTGGAATATGTAATACAAGCATACACTATTAAAGTCATCAGTGATACCCCTGGGTTTCTAACCATCCGAATATTCACCTAACCAAGAAAAGTGTGCCCTAATGCCctttttattttgtcactttAGCAGCGTCACCCTTTAGACCAGAAAGCTGGCGGGCACTAtggggaagaaacaaaacaagaagaaagtggaggaggtgctagaagaggaggaagaggaatatGTGGTGGAAAAAGTTCTTGACCGTCGAGTGGTAAAGGGCAAAGTGGAGTACCTCCTAAAGTGGAAGGGGTTCTCAGAGTAAGTTTCATTAACCTGGGTAAATCCATCCATGTAGTCACCAACTTTCTCAGGAGTCTAGTAATGTGCAAGGCCTAGAGTGCTCTAATATGTAGTGTGACCCAGGCCTGGCCTCCGTGGCTTATAGTCTAAAAGTCCCTTATCTCCCCTCCCGCCCACCAAGAAATTTCAGCATTACCAAGTTCTTGATCTTGGACAAAATCTGGTTCCTCATCATCATTAACTCCTCTCTTCCAAGGGCACCAGCTCTTGTCATCCTGTGCGTCTCCTTAGTATGAGTGTGCTAACTTTGAGTGGAAAGTGTGACTCACTGTGCCCTCTGATTTCAGTGAGGATAACACGTGGGAGCCAGAAGAGAACCTGGATTGCCCTGATCTCATTGCTGAATTTCTACAGTCACAGAAAACAGCACATGAGACAGATAAATCAGAGGGAGGCAAGCGCAAAGCTGACTCTGATTCTGAAGATAAGGGAGAGGAGAGCAaaccaaagaagaagaaagaagaggtaaGGAGAGAAAATTTTTACTAGTCTAGAATTCCTACTGCTGTCAAAGAAACTAAAAgctctttaaatttaaagttaaatactTTTATTCTGCTGTTTCTTGGACCTCAGCAGCCATCTCTCATTCCTTCTGGAATCTTAGATATGCTAATGCTTTCAAAGTGTTTTGGGGGTTCACTTAATCTATACTTATTTTATCTGAGGTTCAGGAAGAAGGGCAACTAAATTCATTCCTGTAAAAAGATCGTTTTCAGTGTTGTAATCATTACAGCTGTAAGGTAGCTATTTTCATCTGTTCAATACCTTAAAGTAAGTTGTCTTCTGAAGGTGAAGAAACAgttgtgaacatttattttgcttgagATGTATGTCCCTTTTTACATATGGGGAAACCTTAAGACCTTGATGGAAGAATCACCCAAGGATGCAAAAAGGCCTGTGACTTGGAGCCAAGGTATTGGTGGAATATTGGCAAGAGTGTCATTATATTAATCGGAGAAACCGGAGTGACTCCAGTCTGGATAACAATTCCATATAATTAAAATTGTTCCATTCATCTGGTTTTCACAGTCAGAAAAGCCACGAGGCTTTGCCCGGGGTTTGGAGCCAGAGCGGATTATTGGAGCTACAGACTCCAGTGGAGAACTCATGTTCCTGATGAAATGGTGAGTCTGCCAGTGGCTCTGTGTGGTGGTTTTTTCTTCTCCCCATCTGTTCCATGCCAGAGGAAAAGAGCTGGACCTTCGAAATTCCAGTCGCCCAAGTGTGAAATCTTTAAGATGGCCTAGTCCTTCGATAGTGACCCTCGGCCTGACTGCCAACCTGGACTCATGAGTTATACAGGTAGGGGCCCTTAGGATTCTcagtctttgcccattttttaggaGGTGGGAGAAGATCCAGAATGGAGAAGGTGTGGGGAGGAATCACATTTCACTTctgtaaataaaggaaaaagatatgAAATGTGATTGAACCACCCTCCCCTTCTACCACCTCCTTAATAAAGATCGGGCTGGCCCCAGGATCAGATGTTTTCTGTTAACTTTTCAGGGTTAAGAATTTCTGTAGCTCTTCCTTTGTCCTTGATAGATCCTTTCTAATTTGTGCCAATTGTGTAATTCCAGGATCAGCCAGTAGGGGTCAGCAAGTCCCCTTTACTATACTGAGTATAgaacaaggcttttttttttccttccagaagtaTAAATACCAATGGTAGTAATATTCCATGAAACGGCTTAATGAAAACAGTTGTCTTGAGAATTTTAAGAACTGTAATTAATCCCAAATTCTCTAAAATTCCCCTACTCTGTCCAAAAGAAAGGCTTTTTTCCCTATTTCTTGCTTGTTGAAAAATGCTTGTGCTATTTTCTTCCCCCACATGGGTCTCAATTATTGTCCTAAAAAAAATGTAGGAGTAAATAATTCCAAACTTCTGCCAGTCAAGGCAGCATTCTAAGGATTTTGTCCTCTTGTCAGTCTAGACCCTTCTTGGAAACTCGTATCTACTCTTCATTCCTCTTGTTTAGAAGGTGGCCAGAGAGGCCTAACTTTGACACTACTGGAAGCCCATGTCACAATTAGCTGAAACTCTGTTTTCTTATTATGCATTCCCTAGGTGTTCACTGAATCTGATCATCTTTTAGCTGATATATTGCTAGCCCATAggagaaaagttcatttttaaggTGCTGCATCTGGGGGGGAAAGGATCAATACCAGGAGTTACAGTCCAATTCGAATATACTTTCTGTCTGCATGTGACCGTTCTGGGTTACATTAGTATCTCCATATTGTTTAAGATTACACTCCTTTAATTAAATTACTGCTGTTTGTAAAGGTTCTACCTGAATGTAACACTACAGGTTGAAATAGTAAGATTGTGATTATAAAACCAAGTTCATTTTAAGGTTATTTTCCTGGAAAGTTGAGATACTTGTCCATTTccaaaatagcaaatatttcttGGCCATAAAATGACTGAACTTTCCTCAGAAGGTGTTGAATTGTCAATAAGGgcagcctgcttcaggctcccaTATTGTTATACTCCTTTTCCCTCCCATTCTCTTCAGTCCATTGTTCAACAGCCTATTTTACCAGCTTAGT
This region includes:
- the CBX1 gene encoding chromobox protein homolog 1; amino-acid sequence: MGKKQNKKKVEEVLEEEEEEYVVEKVLDRRVVKGKVEYLLKWKGFSDEDNTWEPEENLDCPDLIAEFLQSQKTAHETDKSEGGKRKADSDSEDKGEESKPKKKKEESEKPRGFARGLEPERIIGATDSSGELMFLMKWKNSDEADLVPAKEANVKCPQVVISFYEERLTWHSYPSEDDDKKDDKN